CGGCACGTCTGACCGTGCGCGAATCAATTCTTTGCGTACAATAACTACGGTAACGCCAGTAGGCCCCAGATTTTTTTGTGCGCCGGCATAAATCAGACCGTAGTCGCTCACGTTAATACGGCGCGAAGCAATATTGGAAGACATATCTGCCACCAACGGCACAAACGAATCCGGCCGTGTAGAAAATTCTACGCCGTGTACAGTTTCGTTGTCTGCATAATGCAAATACGCGGCGTTTTCGGGGACGTCCCACTCAGACGGCAAAATGGTGTGACCATTACCGGTATTGTCAGCAGCAATATGGGTGTGACAGTATTTTTTTCCTTCAACAGCACTACGCTGTGACCAGTGACCACTGATAATATAGGCGGTGGTATCATCTGAGCTAGCGGTAAGATTAAGCGGGATAGCTGCAGATTGACCGGTAGCGCCACCAGAGAGAAATAGCACAGCATAATCGTCGCTAATGTCCATAATTTCGCGTAGCAGCCTCACCGCGTTGTTATATACTTTCAAAAAATCTTTGCCACGATGGGATATCTCCATCACCGAAGTTTGAGTCTCGGCAAATTCTAAAAATTCCGCCTGCGCTCTTTGCATAACACTATCGGGAAGGCCGCAAGGACCTGGACTAAAATTATAAGCTCTGGTCATTTATTTCTCCTTAATTGTGCAGTGCAAAACACTTGCGTTACTTAAAAATGAATTGGCCACGACAATATATTTTTTATTATATTCCAATGTAAAGCGTTATTTGATAAATTTATTTTTGCTTTGCACAAAAACAGACCTCAACCACCTGACAACAGTAGAGGAACAAGAACCTCATAGAAAACGCCCTGAAAAAAATTATCTCTTTTCTCTTCACAGAAAATTTGAAAATATTCCTTGCAAAAGTGTCTTATAATTGTTATCACACGCCGTTTGCTAAGCGTGGCCGAAAGGAAAATTTTCATGACTAAGTACAATCGTTTTTCACGCCGCTCTTTTTTGGCAGGGTTGGGTACTATTGCTGGTTTTAGTCTATCCGGCGGGCGTGTCAACGCTGCCGAAGAAAAACAGCTCAACTTTTACAATTGGGATACTTATA
This genomic interval from Candidatus Persebacteraceae bacterium Df01 contains the following:
- the serC gene encoding 3-phosphoserine/phosphohydroxythreonine transaminase, whose protein sequence is MTRAYNFSPGPCGLPDSVMQRAQAEFLEFAETQTSVMEISHRGKDFLKVYNNAVRLLREIMDISDDYAVLFLSGGATGQSAAIPLNLTASSDDTTAYIISGHWSQRSAVEGKKYCHTHIAADNTGNGHTILPSEWDVPENAAYLHYADNETVHGVEFSTRPDSFVPLVADMSSNIASRRINVSDYGLIYAGAQKNLGPTGVTVVIVRKELIRARSDVPMIWDYKNQIPAESMLNTPPTFQIYMVSLVLEWVKNEGGIDEMEKRCVEKAKLLYSCIDAGNFYTAPAQIGNRSRTSIPFFLADDVLTGDFVAGAEKEGMIGLKGHALLGGCRACMYNSMSVAGAQQLVEYMREFERKHG